One genomic region from Candida albicans SC5314 chromosome 6, complete sequence encodes:
- a CDS encoding SNAP receptor (Ortholog(s) have SNAP receptor activity, role in retrograde vesicle-mediated transport, Golgi to ER and SNARE complex, integral component of cytoplasmic side of endoplasmic reticulum membrane localization), whose translation MPLTSIHTIESILSQINKDVQELDIPSIYQLSTTTTTANTIPKTSPYITRFKLLQIKNSLTNLNDQFHANFTSSNNKHYHNVKQTLDKLYINEIDEKLYIVDKLITQYDDANSPTTLNGDDQQQQNQQGEQNLQRGNSGVITNDEELSSLRQRLLSSSKLHQINQDNTSESDSTKLNEYHESIQDDIVNELSELTSTLKSKAIEFSNKLLNQDSDILQQTHDNLSINRTMFDTLNKNLNDYLLNKTGWSISIWTLLKFAVALIVIFVVMLLFIIIVPRIR comes from the coding sequence tttcacaaataaacaaagatGTACAAGAATTAGATATTCCAAGTATATATCAACTttccacaacaacaacaacagccaATACCATTCCTAAAACATCACCATATATCACACGATTCAAATTACtccaaatcaaaaactcATTAACTAATTTAAATGACCAATTTCATGCAAATTTCACCAGcagtaataataaacattATCATAATGTAAAACAAACACTAGATAAACTATacattaatgaaattgatgaaaaattatatattgttgataaattaatcaCTCAATATGATGATGCCAATTCACCAACCACATTAAATGGTGAtgatcaacaacagcaaaatcaacaagGAGAACAAAATCTACAACGTGGTAATAGTGGAGTTATTactaatgatgaagaattatcaTCTTTACGTCAAcgtttattatcatcatctaaaTTACATCAAATTAATCAAGACAACACGAGCGAAAGTGATTCTaccaaattgaatgaatatCATGAATCAATTCAAGATGATATAGTTAATGAATTGAGTGAATTAACATCGACATTAAAATCTAAAGCTATTGAATTTAGtaacaaattattgaatcaagATTCTGATATATTACAACAAACTcatgataatttatcaattaatcgAACAATGTTTGATactttaaataaaaatttaaatgattattTACTTAATAAAACTGGTTGGAGTATAAGTATTTGgacattattgaaatttgcCGTGGCTTTGATTGTtatatttgttgttatgttgttatttataattattgttCCTAGAATTCGATAA
- the SAP6 gene encoding aspartyl protease SAP6 (Secreted aspartyl protease; expressed during hyphal growth, oral carriage, infection; sap4,5,6 triple mutant defective in protein utilization as N source; virulence role affecte by URA3; N-glycosylated; rat catheter biofilm induced), with the protein MLLKNILSVLAFALLIDAAPVKRSPGFVTLDFNVKRSLVDPDDPTVESKRSPLFLDLDPTKIPVDDTGRNDGVDKRGPVAVKLDNEIITYSADITVGSNNQKLSVIVDTGSSDLWIPDSKAICIPKWRGDRGDFCKNNGSYSPAASSTSKNLNTRFEIKYADGSYAKGNLYQDTVGIGGASVKNQLFANVWSTSAHKGILGIGFQANEATRTPYDNLPISLKKQGIIAKNAYSLFLNSPEASSGQIIFGGIDKAKYSGSLVELPITSDRTLSVGLRSVNVMGRNVNVNAGVLLDSGTTISYFTPSIARSIIYALGGQVHFDSAGNKAYVADCKTSGTVDFQFDKNLKISVPASEFLYQLYYTNGKPYPKCEIRVRESEDNILGDNFMRSAYIVYDLDDKKISMAQVKYTSESNIVAIN; encoded by the coding sequence atgttgttgaaaaatatctTGAGTGTTCTTGCTTTCgctttattaattgatgcTGCTCCAGTTAAAAGATCTCCAGGGTTTGTTACCTTAGACTTTAATGTCAAAAGATCCCTTGTTGATCCAGATGATCCAACTGTCGAATCTAAAAGATCACCTTTATTTTTAGATCTTGATCCCACAAAAATTCCCGTCGATGATACTGGTAGAAATGATGGTGTGGACAAAAGAGGACCTGTTGCAGTTAAATTGGacaatgaaattattactTATTCTGCTGATATTACTGTTGGTTCCAATAACCAAAAGCTTAGCGTTATTGTTGACACTGGGTCTTCTGATTTGTGGATTCCAGACTCAAAAGCCATTTGTATTCCAAAATGGCGTGGTGACAGAGGTGACTTCTGTAAGAATAACGGTTCTTATTCTCCAGCTGCTTCTAGCACTtccaaaaatttgaatacccgttttgaaattaaatatgCTGATGGTTCTTACGCAAAAGGTAACTTGTATCAAGATACCGTTGGTATTGGTGGTGCTTCTGttaaaaatcaattatttgctAACGTTTGGTCTACTAGTGCTCATAAAGGTATTTTAGGTATTGGTTTCCAAGCCAACGAAGCTACCAGAACTCCTTACGACAATCTTCCTATtagtttgaaaaaacaagGCATTATTGCTAAAAATGCTTATTCCCTCTTCCTTAACTCTCCTGAAGCTTCTTCTGGGcaaattatttttggtgGTATTGACAAGGCCAAGTACAGTGGCTCTTTAGTTGAATTACCAATTACTTCTGACAGAACATTAAGTGTCGGTTTAAGATCTGTCAATGTTATGGGACGAAATGTTAATGTCAACGCTGGTGTCCTCTTAGATTCTGGTACTACTATCAGTTATTTCACTCCAAGTATTGCTCGTAGCATTATCTATGCCTTAGGTGGTCAAGTGCATTTTGATTCTGCTGGTAATAAAGCTTATGTTGCTGATTGTAAAACTTCAGGTACCGTTGATTTCCAATTCGATAAAAACCTCAAGATCTCCGTTCCTGCTTCGGAATTCCTTTACCAATTGTATTACACTAATGGTAAACCTTATCCAAAATGTGAAATTCGTGTTCGTGAAAGTGAAGATAATATTCTTGGTGACAACTTCATGAGATCAGCTTACATTGTTTACGATTTGGACGATAAGAAAATCTCCATGGCTCAAGTTAAATACACTTCCGAGTCTAACATTGTTGCTATTAATTAG
- a CDS encoding uncharacterized protein (Has domain(s) with predicted zinc ion binding activity and role in intracellular protein transport, vesicle-mediated transport), with protein MSSNGHKTKSIKSETNSSYTVHSLDQQQASICDNLQQAKFELEPVHLQFSLSNKLNKLLVSSNIMYILLTNVVYKIDLDNPSQVENYALPGKVTNAWLNPNGQTLIVQIEKQTYYTFEKKVFKSLKFKSIEVTSIAFSNHNMVVGTKDGIIYVYEKSLKQVYKVDSPVQGVMFSNDYSQINVLANSLYTWDCFDTSYVELQKVFKQTAPVIKSINPPGIFTSNPQNYVYISSDNEIITNDEEMQLDRVDEEFSQIALTPHHLIGIEGNSLKIYNKLNKQLQELSLSENKIRGIAVDNLFNTYWVYTKNSIYEFVIENESISVWYDYYKMGKYSEALKYLDEDDEANFSKRDLVLIKQGYDYLQRGGFGISSDDLSLQIQGIQILAKSTEPFEKVCLMLLNHKQSDALLIEYLLAKLNKKNKVRMIVLSAWIIELMVRNDDSRVYEFIKTNYKLLDRPTMYQILNSEKLIFYAELIEDYNFILKYYIDKKNWTLAVKTLIKLYTKGDIELIYENATILLMNYPKVTETWLKLDLEYEKLLPALLKHQEQAIHFLQQVIMDKHYKKNKQLNNAYLCLLITKPGTDKQIIKFINFTSNFDTNFILRLCISHEKFHPAVLIYIEIGLFDQALELALKHDLIGLAEFILNKYDEDKQVEGIKLEDANYNVKRKLWLKFAKYLIDKSDDLNETLHHHINNVSMLDLKDLLPLFPETISINNFKDEIVESLNEYNKRIVHLSLDMNNSSEHLREMKKKVIYNKKKTNVAIIEPGEPCRKCGKLLVQENFVYFPNCHHAFHKECMKKNQCLLCNDFLNL; from the coding sequence ATGTCATCCAATGGGCATAAAACCAAATCTATAAAGTCGGAAACCAATTCGTCATATACAGTTCATTCATTAGATCAACAACAGGCGTCAATATGTGATAATCTACAACAAGCGAAATTTGAATTAGAACCAGTACATTTACAGTTTAGTTTATCGAATAAACTTAACAAGCTATTGGTGTCAAGCAATATAATGTATATCCTATTAACCAATGTTGTTTATAAGATTGATTTGGATAATCCTTCACAGGTGGAGAATTATGCGTTGCCTGGTAAAGTAACGAATGCTTGGTTGAATCCAAATGGTCAAACTTTGATTGTGCAGATTGAGAAACAGACGTACTATACATTTGAAAAGAAGGTATTTAAATCGttgaaattcaaaagtATAGAAGTCACATCTATTGCATTTTCTAATCACAATATGGTGGTGGGGACAAAAGACGGGATAATCTACGTTTatgaaaaatcattaaaacaGGTCTACAAAGTCGATTCCCCAGTACAAGGAGTAATGTTTTCCAATGATTATTCTCAAATCAATGTTTTAGCAAACAGTTTATACACCTGGGATTGTTTTGATACTTCATATGTTGAGTTGCAAAAAGTATTTAAACAAACAGCACCTgttatcaaatcaattaaccCACCTGGGATATTCACGTCAAACCCACAGAACTATGTGTATATATCATCAgataatgaaataataaCCAACGACGAGGAAATGCAATTGGATCGAGTTGATGAGGAGTTTCTGCAAATTGCACTTACACCGCACCATCTTATTGGTATTGAAGGGAATTCTTTAAAGATATATAACAAACTTAACAAGCAATTGCAAGAGTTGAGCCTTTCTGAGAACAAAATACGAGGAATTGCGGTGgataatttattcaacACCTATTGGGTGTACACCAAAAACTCTATCTACGAGTTTGTTATTGAAAACGAGTCAATCCTGGTTTGGTATGATTATTACAAAATGGGAAAATATTCAGAGgcattgaaatatttggatgaagatgatgaggCAAATTTTCTGAAACGTGATTTAGTTTTGATTAAGCAGGGGTATGATTATTTACAACGTGGTGGATTTGGAATACTGTCGGATGACTTGAGTTTACAGATACAGGGGATTCAGATATTGGCAAAACTGACTGAGccatttgaaaaagtttgCTTGATGTTACTTAACCATAAACAATCTGATGCTTTACTCATTGAATATTTGTTGGccaaattgaataaaaagaataaagtCCGAATGATTGTGTTGTCAGCTTggattattgaattgatgGTGAGAAATGATGATTCGAGAGTTTATGAATTCATCAAAACCAATTATAAGCTACTTGATCGTCCTACAATgtatcaaatattgaattctGAGAAGTTGATTTTCTATGCTGAGTTGATTGAAGattataatttcattttaaaGTATTACATtgataaaaagaattggacATTAGCGGTTAAAACATTAATAAAACTTTACACTAAAGGAgatattgaattaatttatGAAAATGCCACTATTTTGTTAATGAACTACCCAAAAGTGACTGAAACGTGGTTAAAACTTGATTTGGAATATGAGAAACTTTTACCGGCACTTTTGAAGCACCAAGAGCAAGCAATCCATTTCTTACAACAAGTCATTATGGATAAACACtacaagaaaaacaaacagTTAAACAATGCTTATTTGTGTTTATTAATTACAAAACCAGGTActgataaacaaataataaaattcattaatttcacATCCAATTTTGATACCAATTTCATTCTTCGGTTATGTATATCTCACGAAAAATTTCATCCTGCGGTATTAATTTACATTGAAATTGGCCTATTTGATCAAGCCTTAGAACTTGCCCTCAAACATGATTTGATTGGTCTTGCTGAATTTATATTGAACAAGTACGACGAGGACAAACAAGTAGAGGGAATTAAACTTGAAGATGCAAATTATAATGTCAAGAGAAAACTTTGGTTAAAATTTGCTAAATATCTAATCGACAAACTGGATGACTTGAATGAAACATTACATCATCACATCAACAATGTTTCAATGCTTGATTTGAAAGACCTTTTGCCATTATTTCCGGAAACGATActgattaataattttaaagaCGAGATAGTTGAATCACTAAATGAGTACAATAAACGAATTGTTCATTTGTCGTTAGATATGAATAACTCGTCTGAGCATTTGCGggaaatgaagaaaaaagtgatttataacaaaaagaaaacaaatgtGGCCATAATAGAACCAGGTGAACCGTGTCGCAAATGTGGCAAATTGTTAGTACAAGAGAactttgtttattttccaaattgcCATCATGCGTTCCATAAGGAGTGTATGAAAAAGAACCAATGTTTATTATgtaatgattttttgaatttatag
- a CDS encoding uncharacterized protein (Protein with similarity to S. pombe Nrd1p; transcription induced upon induction of hyphal growth; regulated by Cph1p, Efg1p, Cph2p; low-level expression; alkaline upregulated; fungal-specific (no human or murine homolog)), with protein sequence MSFYPSQQPDPNEDMMMDHNQYQMYQQQNSQPMPQQSQIPMAGQIPQYSQFAPEHLFQQQQQQQGSEGFDGMNFVPPSQFNDFSNGGVGGYPQYEQQLFQQQQQQPQPFHQSEFQQPDFGVGMIPQHDQSQQQQHQQQQHQQQQGLPGMVGAPGQEAGNSRTVYLGNLPNDLEPHELLDYVRSGIIENVRIIPGKNCCFISFLDTNAALLMHSEFILKKINIKGYNIRVGWGKNTTIQPGVLQAVTNDGATRNVYLGNLSPSDISEEEIINDLSIYGPIECIKTIPEKGIAFVHFLSIASAIRCVNNLQSEKYPKVYYGKDRCAFITKTQQHNAAQYLGLAPGMEHIVTAADREFISSALVQQSAAAAQIATQAGGANNLGNRTVYLGNLHQDSSIEEICNVVRGGLLQSVRFLKERHVCFITFIDPIAAAQFFAMCQLHGLTIHNRRIKVGWGKHSGPLSNALSLAVSNGASRNIYIGNIVDFEYFNPAKLREDFTKFGDIEQINYLEEKNCAFINFINIANAIKAIDGIKSFEDYKNLKINFGKDRCGNLPRQFQNQLPLSTSLSSSSPSPAQNQSSAGVPPAFANDHDEDNNNQSLSTPQAEISSASPSSTTDIKSEALPIGGGALGIIEDGEFYKESTPF encoded by the coding sequence ATGTCTTTTTACCCGTCGCAACAGCCTGATCCTAATGAGGATATGATGATGGAtcataatcaatatcaaatgtatcaacaacaaaactcTCAGCCCATGCCACAACAGCTGCAAATACCAATGGCAGGACAAATTCCTCAATATAGTCAATTTGCACCAGAACACCTTTttcagcagcaacaacaacaacagggTAGTGAAGGGTTTGATGGGATGAATTTTGTACCACCGTCTcaatttaatgattttagTAATGGGGGCGTTGGTGGCTATCCACAATATGAACAACAgctttttcaacaacaacagcagcaaccACAGCCATTCCATCAATCAGAATTTCAACAGCCAGATTTTGGAGTAGGAATGATCCCACAACATGATCAActgcaacaacagcagcaccaacagcaacagcaccaacaacagcaagGATTACCTGGTATGGTTGGTGCTCCTGGACAAGAAGCTGGTAACTCAAGGACAGTTTATCTTGGTAATTTACCTAATGATCTTGAACCTCATGAATTACTTGATTATGTTCGTTCAggaataattgaaaatgttcGAATTATTCCTGggaaaaattgttgttttatcaGTTTTTTGGATACTAATGCTGCCTTATTGATGCATAGTGagtttattttgaaaaagatcaaCATCAAAGGTTATAATATTCGTGTTGGATGGGGGAAAAATACCACTATTCAACCAGGAGTTTTACAAGCAGTTACTAATGATGGAGCCACGAGAAATGTTTATTTGGGTAATTTATCTCCGCTGGATATatctgaagaagaaattattaatgatttgagTATTTATGGTCCAATTGAATGTATTAAAACTATTCCAGAAAAGGGTATTGCAtttgttcattttcttAGTATTGCCTCGGCTATTCGTTGTgttaataatttacaatcAGAAAAATATCCTAAAGTGTATTATGGTAAAGATCGTTGTGCATTTATCACTAAAACTCAACAACATAATGCTGCTCAATATTTAGGATTGGCTCCTGGTATGGAACATATTGTTACTGCTGCTGATCGAGAATTTATTTCTCTGGCATTAGTACAGCAATCAGCTGCTGCTGCACAGATTGCTACTCAAGCAGGTGGAGCTAATAATTTGGGGAATCGTACGGTTTATTTGGGTAATTTACATCAagattcttcaattgaagaaatttgtAATGTTGTTCGCGGTGGATTATTACAAAGTGTTCGATTTTTAAAGGAACGTCACGTTTGTTTTATTACATTTATTGATCCAATCGCTGCTGCCCAATTTTTCGCCATGTGTCAATTACATGGATTAACAATTCATAATCGTCGTATTAAAGTTGGTTGGGGTAAACATTCTGGTCCATTATCCAATGCCTTATCGTTGGCAGTATCCAATGGAGCTTcaagaaatatttatattggtaatattgttgattttgaatatttcaACCCAGCTAAATTAAGAGAAGATTTCACTAAATTTGGAGATATtgaacaaatcaattatttagaagagaaaaattgtgcattcattaatttcattaatattgCTAATGCTATTAAGGCAATTGATggaattaaatcatttgaagattacaaaaatttgaaaatcaattttggtAAAGATAGATGTGGTAATTTACCTCGTCAAttccaaaatcaattaccTTTGTCaacttcattatcatcttcatctccTTCACCAGCACAAAACCAATCTTCTGCTGGTGTACCACCAGCATTTGCTAATGATCATGACGaggataataataatcaatctTTACTGACCCCACAAGCAGAAATCTCACTGGCATCACCTTCATCAACGACCGATATAAAATCTGAAGCTTTACctattggtggtggagcATTAGGAATTATTGAAGATGGAGAATTCTATAAGGAGTCTACGCCATTTTAA